The Bos taurus isolate L1 Dominette 01449 registration number 42190680 breed Hereford chromosome 18, ARS-UCD2.0, whole genome shotgun sequence genome has a window encoding:
- the GAN gene encoding gigaxonin, with translation MAEGSAVSDPQHATRLLRALSSFREESRFCDAHLVLDGEEIPVQKNILAAASPYIRTKLNYNPPKDDGSTYKIELEGISVMVMREILDYIFSGQIRLNEDTIQDVVQAADLLLLTDLKALCCEFLEGCIAAENCIGIRDFALHYCLHHVHYLATEYLETHFRDVSSTEEFLELSPQKLKEVISLEKLNVGNEKYVFEAVIRWIAHDTEIRKVHMKDVMSALWVSGLDSSYLREQMLNEPLVREIVKECSNIPLSQPQQGEAMLASFKPRGYSECIVTVGGEERVSRKPTAAMRCMCPLYDPNRQLWIELAPLSMPRINHGVLSAEGFLFVFGGQDENKQTLSSGEKYDPDANMWTALPPMNEARHNFGIVEIDGMLYVLGGEDGEKELISMECYDIYSKTWTKQPDLTMVRKIGCYAAMKKKIYAMGGGSYGKLFESVECYDPRTQQWTAICPLKERRFGAVACGVAMELYVFGGVRSREDIQGGEMVTCKSEFYHDEFKRWIYLNDQNLCIPASSSFVYGAVPIGASIYVIGDLDTGTNYDYVREFKRSTGTWQHTKPLLPSDLRRTGCAALRIANCKLFRLQLQQGLFRIRVHSP, from the exons gACAAAGTTAAACTATAATCCTCCAAAAGATGATGGATCAACCTATAAGATTGAACTTGAAGGGATATCGGTAATGGTTATGAGAGAGATCCTGGATTACATCTTCAGTGGGCAG ATCCGGCTGAACGAGGACACCATCCAGGACGTGGTGCAGGCGGCggacctgctgctgctgacgGACCTCAAGGCGCTGTGCTGCGAGTTCCTGGAGGGCTGCATCGCCGCCGAGAACTGCATCGGCATCCGCGACTTCGCGCTACACTACTGCCTGCACCACGTGCATTACCTGGCCACCGAGTACCTGGAGACCCACTTCCGGGACGTCAGCAGCACCGAGGAGTTCCTCGAGCTGAGTCCGCAGAAGCTGAAGGAGGTGATCTCTCTCGAGAAGTTAAACGTCGGCAACGAAAAATATGTGTTTGAAGCGGTCATCCGATGGATAGCGCACGATACGGAAATAAGAAAG GTCCACATGAAGGATGTCATGTCAGCGCTGTGGGTTTCAGGGTTGGACTCGAGCTACTTACGGGAGCAGATGCTCAATGAGCCGTTGGTCCGCGAGATCGTCAAGGAGTGCAGCAACATCCCCCTCAGCCAGCCACAGCAGGGGGAGGCCATGCTGGCCAGCTTCAAGCCCCGCGGCTACTCGGAGTGCATCGTGACCGTGGGTGGAGAGGAGAGAGT TTCGCGGAAGCCAACGGCAGCGATGCGATGTATGTGCCCCCTTTACGACCCCAATCGGCAGCTGTGGATCGAACTGGCCCCTCTAAGCATGCCCAGAATCAACCACGGGGTCCTCTCAGCAG AagggtttttgtttgtatttggAGGCCAAGATGAAAACAAGCAGACCCTGAGCTCAGGAGAAAAGTATGACCCAGATGCAAATATGTGGACCGCTTTGCCACCAATGAACGAG GCAAGACATAATTTTGGAATTGTGGAGATAGATGGTATGCTGTACGTTCTAGGAGgagaagatggagaaaaagagCTAATTTCCATGGAATGTTACGATATTTATTCTAAAACCTGGACAAAGCAACCTGATCTGACCATGGTTAGAAAG ATTGGCTGCTATGCAGCTATGAAGAAGAAAATCTATGCCATGGGCGGAGGATCCTACGGGAAGCTCTTCGAGTCTGTGGAGTGCTATGACCCCCGGACCCAGCAGTGGACCGCCATCTGTCCCCTGAAAGAGAGGAG GTTTGGCGCGGTGGCCTGTGGAGTTGCCATGGAACTGTACGTGTTCGGGGGTGTCAGAAGTCGCGAGGACATCCAGGGGGGCGAGATGGTGACTTGCAAGTCGGAGTTCTACCACGATGAGTTTAAAAG GTGGATCTATCTTAATGACCAGAATCTGTGCATCCCGGCCAGTTCCTCTTTCGTGTACGGAGCCGTCCCCATAGGCGCCAGTATCTACGTCATCGGAGATCTCGATACAG GCACCAACTACGACTACGTGCGCGAGTTCAAAAGGAGCACGGGAACCTGGCAGCACACCAAGCCCCTGCTGCCCTCCGACCTGCGCCGCACGGGCTGCGCGGCCCTGCGCATCGCCAACTGCAAGCTGTTCCGCCTGCAGCTGCAGCAGGGCCTCTTCCGCATCCGCGTGCACTCGCCGTGA
- the GAN gene encoding gigaxonin isoform X1, with the protein MKDVMSALWVSGLDSSYLREQMLNEPLVREIVKECSNIPLSQPQQGEAMLASFKPRGYSECIVTVGGEERVSRKPTAAMRCMCPLYDPNRQLWIELAPLSMPRINHGVLSAEGFLFVFGGQDENKQTLSSGEKYDPDANMWTALPPMNEARHNFGIVEIDGMLYVLGGEDGEKELISMECYDIYSKTWTKQPDLTMVRKIGCYAAMKKKIYAMGGGSYGKLFESVECYDPRTQQWTAICPLKERRFGAVACGVAMELYVFGGVRSREDIQGGEMVTCKSEFYHDEFKRWIYLNDQNLCIPASSSFVYGAVPIGASIYVIGDLDTGTNYDYVREFKRSTGTWQHTKPLLPSDLRRTGCAALRIANCKLFRLQLQQGLFRIRVHSP; encoded by the exons ATGAAGGATGTCATGTCAGCGCTGTGGGTTTCAGGGTTGGACTCGAGCTACTTACGGGAGCAGATGCTCAATGAGCCGTTGGTCCGCGAGATCGTCAAGGAGTGCAGCAACATCCCCCTCAGCCAGCCACAGCAGGGGGAGGCCATGCTGGCCAGCTTCAAGCCCCGCGGCTACTCGGAGTGCATCGTGACCGTGGGTGGAGAGGAGAGAGT TTCGCGGAAGCCAACGGCAGCGATGCGATGTATGTGCCCCCTTTACGACCCCAATCGGCAGCTGTGGATCGAACTGGCCCCTCTAAGCATGCCCAGAATCAACCACGGGGTCCTCTCAGCAG AagggtttttgtttgtatttggAGGCCAAGATGAAAACAAGCAGACCCTGAGCTCAGGAGAAAAGTATGACCCAGATGCAAATATGTGGACCGCTTTGCCACCAATGAACGAG GCAAGACATAATTTTGGAATTGTGGAGATAGATGGTATGCTGTACGTTCTAGGAGgagaagatggagaaaaagagCTAATTTCCATGGAATGTTACGATATTTATTCTAAAACCTGGACAAAGCAACCTGATCTGACCATGGTTAGAAAG ATTGGCTGCTATGCAGCTATGAAGAAGAAAATCTATGCCATGGGCGGAGGATCCTACGGGAAGCTCTTCGAGTCTGTGGAGTGCTATGACCCCCGGACCCAGCAGTGGACCGCCATCTGTCCCCTGAAAGAGAGGAG GTTTGGCGCGGTGGCCTGTGGAGTTGCCATGGAACTGTACGTGTTCGGGGGTGTCAGAAGTCGCGAGGACATCCAGGGGGGCGAGATGGTGACTTGCAAGTCGGAGTTCTACCACGATGAGTTTAAAAG GTGGATCTATCTTAATGACCAGAATCTGTGCATCCCGGCCAGTTCCTCTTTCGTGTACGGAGCCGTCCCCATAGGCGCCAGTATCTACGTCATCGGAGATCTCGATACAG GCACCAACTACGACTACGTGCGCGAGTTCAAAAGGAGCACGGGAACCTGGCAGCACACCAAGCCCCTGCTGCCCTCCGACCTGCGCCGCACGGGCTGCGCGGCCCTGCGCATCGCCAACTGCAAGCTGTTCCGCCTGCAGCTGCAGCAGGGCCTCTTCCGCATCCGCGTGCACTCGCCGTGA